One window from the genome of Spirosoma rhododendri encodes:
- a CDS encoding SusC/RagA family TonB-linked outer membrane protein — protein sequence MLLMLCSFGAMAQTKVSGRVIDAQQQGLPGVSVVVKGTTTGSVTDSDGRYSVNVPRDGIALVFSYIGYVSQEVPIDGKSTINVNMADDTKSLNEVIVVGYGTQRKETITGSVVAVKGTDLVKSPTTNLSNSLAGRLPGVTAVNRSGEPGYDGSTIRIRGTNTLGNNSALVVVDGIPDRAGGLDRINPADIETISVLKDASAAIYGSRAANGVILITTKRGKSGKPQLSYSFNQGIAQPTVVPKLANAGQYAEMLNDLNIYELPTAEWSAATQGFKTNGTYTRPDGTVRTAPYSPTDIQKYNDGSDPWGHPNTDWYKSTLKTWSPQSRHNLQLTGGTEDFKYLASLGYQNQDAFYKNSATGYKQYDIRLNIDANISKYLHVALGILGREEFRYYPTRGAGAIFRMQMRGKPNQPAFWPDGRPGPDIENGENPVVITTNATGYDRDKRDYIQTNGQLDFKVPGVDGLKIQATAAVDKLNQNNRRWETPWTLYERGTGVDANGVPNLIASKRGPAEPRLTLGNNTQLNILLGLIGTYERKFGDHGLTALVGVNRETIQGDNFNAYRRYFISPAIDQLFAGGALEQNNGGSAFNRARLNYFSRIAYNYKEKYLFEFLSRYDGSDIFPAATRYGFFPGVMAGWVVSEEGFWKRSVPIMNYFKVRASYGQLGNDQIYFPGTTTLATYQYLPTYGFNTYIINNAQQQTLSEARIPNPTITWEVANNADIGIEGQLFNGKIAFEFDYFNNLRTSILYPRNASVPRTTGLTLPPENIGKVRNSGFDGQISYNGQAGALRYSVGVNGGYAQNKIIFWDEAPGAPDWQRTTGKPINAYLAYQYDGVFATQADIDANRLDYSAIVKTLRPGDMKYKDFDGDGKITPNDQVRNNRTNLPLFQGGMNISASYKNFDLTVLFQGSAGAQQYISLGESGNVGNYLQEIYYNRWTVDNPSSVHPRIANRSDQYYSAGNTYWLRSADYIRLKNFEVGYTIPETFGRKIGVNSLRVYINALNALTIVNRLGSFDPEADNATGQYYPQSRILNAGLTLRF from the coding sequence ATGCTGCTAATGCTTTGCTCATTCGGGGCAATGGCCCAAACTAAAGTATCAGGGCGAGTAATTGACGCGCAACAACAGGGCCTGCCTGGGGTCAGCGTTGTTGTGAAAGGAACAACTACAGGGTCTGTAACCGACAGCGACGGACGGTATTCGGTCAATGTACCCCGCGACGGTATCGCACTGGTTTTCTCGTATATCGGCTACGTATCGCAGGAAGTACCCATCGACGGTAAATCAACGATCAACGTCAATATGGCTGACGATACAAAATCACTGAACGAGGTTATCGTCGTTGGGTATGGCACGCAGCGTAAAGAAACCATTACGGGTTCGGTCGTAGCGGTTAAAGGAACGGATCTGGTGAAGTCACCTACGACCAACCTGTCGAACTCGCTGGCTGGTCGTCTGCCGGGCGTAACGGCGGTGAACCGCAGTGGTGAGCCGGGTTACGATGGATCAACCATCCGAATTCGCGGTACAAACACGTTGGGTAACAACAGTGCACTGGTTGTTGTGGATGGTATCCCCGACCGGGCCGGTGGTCTGGACCGGATTAACCCCGCCGACATCGAAACGATTTCGGTCCTGAAAGATGCGTCGGCGGCTATCTACGGATCGCGGGCAGCTAACGGCGTTATCCTGATTACGACCAAGCGCGGTAAAAGCGGAAAGCCTCAACTGTCGTACTCGTTCAACCAGGGTATTGCGCAGCCAACCGTTGTGCCTAAACTGGCGAATGCCGGGCAGTACGCCGAAATGCTGAATGACCTGAACATATACGAACTGCCGACAGCGGAGTGGTCAGCAGCAACGCAGGGCTTCAAAACAAACGGTACGTACACACGTCCTGATGGAACGGTACGCACGGCGCCCTATTCGCCAACCGATATTCAGAAATATAACGACGGATCGGACCCCTGGGGCCACCCGAATACTGATTGGTACAAGTCGACGCTGAAAACGTGGTCGCCCCAGTCGCGGCATAACCTGCAATTGACGGGTGGTACCGAAGATTTCAAATACCTCGCTTCGCTGGGGTACCAGAATCAGGATGCGTTCTACAAAAACTCGGCAACGGGATACAAGCAGTACGATATCCGGCTTAATATCGACGCCAATATCAGCAAGTACCTGCACGTAGCACTGGGTATCCTGGGTCGTGAAGAATTCCGGTACTACCCAACACGGGGAGCCGGTGCAATTTTCCGGATGCAGATGCGGGGTAAGCCAAACCAGCCTGCATTCTGGCCTGATGGTCGCCCCGGTCCAGACATCGAAAACGGTGAAAATCCGGTTGTCATTACAACTAACGCTACCGGTTACGACCGCGACAAGCGTGATTATATTCAGACCAATGGCCAGCTGGATTTCAAAGTTCCGGGCGTTGATGGGCTGAAAATACAGGCAACGGCAGCTGTCGATAAACTGAATCAGAACAACCGGCGCTGGGAAACACCCTGGACGCTGTACGAACGGGGTACGGGTGTCGATGCCAATGGTGTCCCCAACCTGATTGCCAGCAAACGTGGACCGGCAGAACCTCGTCTGACGCTGGGCAACAACACGCAGTTGAACATCCTGCTAGGTCTGATTGGAACCTACGAGCGCAAGTTTGGTGATCACGGCCTAACTGCCCTGGTAGGGGTAAACCGGGAAACGATTCAGGGCGACAATTTCAACGCCTATCGTCGGTATTTCATCTCGCCCGCTATCGACCAACTGTTTGCGGGTGGTGCGCTGGAGCAGAACAACGGTGGTAGCGCGTTTAACCGGGCTCGTCTGAACTACTTCAGCCGGATTGCGTACAACTACAAAGAAAAATACCTGTTCGAATTCCTGAGCCGGTACGATGGCTCTGACATCTTCCCCGCAGCAACGCGTTATGGTTTCTTCCCTGGCGTTATGGCGGGCTGGGTGGTATCTGAGGAAGGATTCTGGAAGCGTAGCGTACCCATCATGAACTACTTCAAGGTCCGGGCTTCTTACGGACAGTTGGGTAACGACCAGATCTATTTCCCCGGTACAACCACGCTGGCTACGTATCAGTACCTGCCGACCTACGGCTTCAATACGTACATTATCAATAACGCCCAGCAGCAAACGTTGTCGGAAGCCCGGATCCCCAACCCAACGATCACGTGGGAGGTAGCCAACAATGCTGACATCGGTATCGAAGGTCAGTTGTTCAACGGCAAGATTGCCTTTGAATTTGATTACTTCAACAACCTGCGGACATCGATTCTGTACCCCCGCAACGCATCAGTACCGCGCACGACGGGCCTGACGCTGCCCCCGGAGAATATTGGTAAAGTGCGTAACAGCGGTTTCGACGGACAGATTAGCTACAACGGTCAGGCGGGTGCACTGCGCTACAGCGTTGGCGTAAACGGTGGCTACGCGCAGAACAAGATTATTTTCTGGGACGAAGCCCCCGGTGCTCCCGACTGGCAGCGCACAACGGGTAAGCCCATCAACGCTTACCTTGCCTATCAGTACGACGGCGTATTCGCGACGCAGGCTGATATCGACGCCAACCGGCTCGACTACTCGGCCATCGTGAAAACGCTGCGTCCCGGCGATATGAAGTACAAGGATTTCGACGGCGATGGTAAAATCACGCCAAACGATCAGGTACGGAACAACCGGACAAACCTGCCGCTCTTCCAGGGTGGTATGAACATCTCTGCTTCGTACAAAAACTTTGACTTGACCGTACTATTCCAGGGTTCGGCCGGTGCGCAGCAGTATATCAGTTTGGGTGAATCGGGTAACGTTGGTAACTACTTACAGGAGATTTATTACAACCGCTGGACCGTTGATAACCCAAGCAGTGTGCATCCCCGTATCGCCAACCGGAGCGATCAGTACTACTCGGCTGGTAACACCTACTGGCTACGTTCGGCTGACTATATCCGGTTGAAAAACTTTGAAGTGGGCTATACCATCCCGGAAACGTTTGGCCGGAAAATCGGTGTCAACAGCCTGCGGGTGTATATCAACGCGCTGAATGCCCTGACGATAGTCAACCGGCTGGGTTCGTTCGACCCCGAAGCCGATAACGCAACCGGGCAGTACTACCCGCAATCACGTATTCTCAACGCTGGTCTGACGCTTCGTTTCTAA
- the recG gene encoding ATP-dependent DNA helicase RecG: MTERTTFFDTPLTQLRSLGPQRTELINKELNLFTFGDLIQYYPFRYDDRSRYYTISELMDSMSSAQVRGRLREWCVEGEGPKKRLVGTFTDGTGTMSLVWFQGIAYIEKTLRRDGEYIAYGKPQSFSGQFSIIHPELENTATSSASEPGFYPVYNLTEKLRKRHLDSKAIGKVMRQLLELSWSHIHETLPADLIEKYRLISKRDAIWNIHLPQNQGWLKQAQRRLKFEELFYNQLRLIKNKLMQKEEFPGQVFRDTTLMKHFYNELLPFELTGAQQRVIRELYADFLTGKQMNRLLQGDVGSGKTIVAFIACLMAIGNGAQACLMAPTEILADQHYNGLKPFADAMGLNIGILTGSTNKKRRVVLHDELQSGKMHILVGTHALLEDAVQYKNLGLCIIDEQHRFGVAQRAKLWGKNETVPPHILVMTATPIPRTLAMTLYGNLDVSTIDELPKGRKPIKTVHKFDKHRSEVFGFMRQQLELGRQVYVVYPLIEESEKLDYKDLMDGYESMQRAFPRPTYEIGILHGKMLAYEKDDEMKRFLKRETQILVATTVIEVGVNVPNASVMVIESAERFGLSQLHQLRGRVGRGAEQSYCIMMTGYKLSSDTRTRLETMVRTNNGFEIADVDLQLRGPGDLTGTQQSGVMDLMIADLAKDGPILTAARESAQAILAEDPELVLPQHAPVRNQVDNVRKHGNNWGRIS, from the coding sequence ATGACCGAACGAACGACCTTTTTCGATACACCACTCACGCAATTACGGAGTCTTGGGCCGCAACGTACTGAACTGATCAACAAGGAACTGAATCTGTTCACGTTTGGTGACCTGATTCAGTACTATCCGTTTCGGTACGACGACCGTTCGCGCTACTATACGATCAGCGAACTGATGGACAGTATGTCGTCGGCGCAGGTACGCGGTCGGCTGCGGGAATGGTGTGTGGAAGGAGAGGGGCCGAAAAAGCGACTGGTTGGTACGTTCACCGACGGTACCGGCACGATGAGCCTGGTCTGGTTTCAGGGGATTGCCTACATCGAGAAAACGCTTCGTCGCGATGGTGAATACATTGCTTACGGCAAGCCACAATCGTTCAGTGGTCAGTTCAGCATTATTCACCCTGAGCTGGAAAACACAGCTACCAGTTCGGCCAGCGAACCCGGCTTCTACCCGGTTTACAATCTGACCGAAAAGCTCCGTAAACGACACCTCGATAGCAAAGCCATCGGGAAAGTGATGCGCCAGTTGCTTGAGCTGTCGTGGAGTCATATTCACGAAACGCTCCCTGCCGATTTGATCGAGAAATACCGGCTTATCAGCAAGCGCGATGCTATCTGGAATATTCACCTGCCCCAAAATCAGGGATGGCTCAAGCAGGCGCAGCGCCGACTGAAATTTGAAGAGCTGTTTTATAATCAGTTGCGGCTGATTAAAAACAAGCTGATGCAGAAAGAAGAGTTTCCCGGTCAGGTTTTTCGGGATACGACGTTGATGAAGCATTTCTACAATGAACTGCTCCCGTTTGAACTGACGGGTGCGCAACAGCGTGTAATCCGCGAACTCTACGCCGATTTCCTGACGGGTAAGCAAATGAACCGGTTGTTGCAGGGCGACGTGGGTAGCGGCAAAACTATCGTTGCGTTTATCGCCTGCCTGATGGCGATTGGCAACGGAGCGCAGGCCTGTCTAATGGCCCCAACCGAAATTCTGGCCGATCAGCACTACAACGGCCTGAAACCTTTCGCCGACGCAATGGGCCTGAACATCGGCATCCTGACCGGGTCGACCAACAAGAAACGCCGGGTGGTGCTGCACGACGAGTTGCAATCGGGGAAGATGCATATTCTGGTTGGCACGCACGCGCTGCTGGAAGATGCCGTGCAGTACAAGAATCTTGGCCTGTGTATCATCGACGAGCAGCACCGGTTTGGTGTAGCGCAACGAGCCAAGCTGTGGGGTAAAAACGAAACGGTACCCCCACACATTCTGGTTATGACGGCGACGCCCATCCCCCGTACGCTAGCCATGACGCTTTACGGCAATCTCGACGTCTCGACCATCGATGAACTACCCAAAGGGCGGAAGCCGATCAAAACGGTACACAAGTTTGACAAACACCGCTCCGAAGTCTTTGGCTTTATGCGGCAGCAGCTCGAACTGGGCAGGCAGGTCTACGTAGTTTATCCGCTGATTGAAGAATCGGAAAAGCTGGACTACAAAGATTTGATGGATGGCTACGAAAGCATGCAGCGGGCGTTCCCCCGGCCTACCTACGAAATTGGCATTCTTCACGGCAAGATGCTGGCCTACGAAAAAGACGACGAGATGAAGCGGTTTCTGAAGCGCGAAACGCAGATTCTGGTCGCGACAACGGTTATCGAGGTCGGGGTCAATGTTCCGAACGCCAGCGTTATGGTTATCGAGAGCGCCGAACGGTTTGGGTTGTCGCAACTGCATCAGCTGCGCGGGCGCGTTGGGCGGGGGGCTGAGCAGTCGTACTGTATTATGATGACTGGCTACAAACTCAGCAGCGACACCCGCACTCGGCTTGAAACGATGGTTCGCACCAACAACGGGTTTGAAATTGCCGACGTCGACCTGCAACTACGCGGCCCCGGCGACCTGACCGGCACGCAGCAGAGTGGTGTGATGGACCTGATGATTGCCGACCTCGCTAAAGACGGCCCAATCCTGACGGCTGCCCGCGAATCTGCCCAAGCTATTCTGGCGGAAGACCCCGAGCTTGTATTACCCCAACATGCCCCTGTCCGTAATCAGGTCGACAACGTCCGCAAACACGGTAACAACTGGGGGCGGATCAGTTAG